Genomic segment of Arachis hypogaea cultivar Tifrunner chromosome 11, arahy.Tifrunner.gnm2.J5K5, whole genome shotgun sequence:
AATGTGATAGCCACATTCTTCGCTACTTTAAACGGGTTTATTGCATTTCATTACAAATTTGTCTCGTGTTCTTTTGAGCCCCCTAGAGTCAAACAGCACaatgattgatttaaaaattaaggGCAAGATAACTTTGAAAAATTGAATGAACGGACACAcacacaaatttaaaaataaaaataaaaaatacacggTACAATAGCCAATACTTAATGGTGCCCTATTGCTGTAACTCAGGATATGAAAAACCACAATCATTACTTCAAAGTAATCTCAATGAATATATTCTATTGGTTGCCAAAATTTCAACAGAAGCTTTCTCGATACAAAATTTAGTTTAGGCCTTTTAACTCACTTCCTACAATTCAGAGAGAAGGAGAGGGGGGAAGAATTACAGGAACCACAGCAAGACACGGATAAACGTATATTAGCCATTGATACGCTGTGTCATGCTTCAATCCCTTCCCCATGCATCGTACATTACAATTATTTGGTTGATAGTTTTCTGGGCCTCTGGTTCTTGAGAACTCCGCTATCAATCAAAGGCTGCAGCTCTTTCTTTACAAGTCTCTGTACCTTTGAATCTGTTGACTCCAAAAATGCAGAGATAACTTTACAGCTGCATCAACAATGTCAagcaaaaaattaaacataagaaCTCGCAGTCCTTAGCATCCTGATCTGATTTAAGATAACAGAAGAGAAAATGAAGCCTACCTGTGACCTTGTGCCCACAACTCGCTTTTCCCTTTTATAGCTTTCTCCCATAAGGTGGAAGCAAACTTGGGGCAATCCAAAACCAGTTTTCTAATGGTCCGACTGGAATGGAAATTTTCAAGGACATGATCCTCTTCTGAATCATCTGATTTAGGCATTGCTGAAAGAGATGCAACTGCTTCGTGAAGGGAAGTTATCTTATCATCCAAGGTTGGATGCAGTACGCCACCAGAACCACCTGTTGCAACCTGCATTTACCATTCATTTGACAATAAGGTAATGCTTGGTAATAGATTTACAAAACTTGTAAAATTATAATACACAACTTATCTACTACCTCATATAAAACCTCTCTGCCAAAATTTGATCGTATCAGTTCTCCCACATTCTCAATACATATATCAAGAAGACTCTGCATGGTAAGTTACAAGCAAACAGTTTCAGCAAGACTTAACAATTCACAAAATCACAAGcaatttaactaataaaaaaaatacatattagtaTGTTAGCAAAACCAGTATAATTATGTGAATATAATATCAAGAAACATTTAAATTATCACTTTTTTAGATTCAAACAATTTTAATCAGGAGGATAAGATTTATGAGCAGAAAGAGGCAATAAAACTTAAGGAAAGCATGAAAAGAAATCAAATTAGTAGAAGGAAAGCTAAAGCAACCCACCTCAGCAAGTCCACTTTTGATCAATAGTTCTTGCCTTCTGACAAATGGGTCTTTTTTCCCACTCTCAGCTACATAAGAATCATCCTTAGGAGTGTCACCTTTACTAGATTCATCCACTGCCATTTCTGTGTCTTCCTTGGACTTCTCGACATTAAGTGATACCTTCAAAGCCTCTGTCTGAGTGCTTGTTTCTGACTGATCCTGACAACAATAGAAAACAAATACCTGAGTTATAGAGCTGCTTTaaagtatatataataaaaaggttggtaaaaaaaataaataataaataaataataaaaaataaaaaaccttctGAGACAGAGAAGGAATAGATGAACTCAGGGAAGCAAGTTCATCAGGACTGAAATAGCGTGAACAATTAGGATGTAACAATTGAAGAATTGGTCGTCTTCCATTCTGTAATAATTcacaatagaaaacagaagttaGGAACAAAATTAAAACCAGAAAGCACATTTGGCTATTTtgtcagaaacacagaataacaTTTCTACATTTCCTGCAGAGAAGAGTTGGAAAAAGCTAGGCAGGGATAGAACAGAATGCTAACTGCCAACATTCTACATTTAGCTATTTAAATGTTTGATACATCATATGTGAGGTATAATAGAAGAGACCTTATCCAAAATAAGCTCCCTTAGAGTTGGTTGAAGCTCACGAATGATAACCTGCAACAATAACGCTTTAGTGCTTGATATTAAAAGAAGTCCTAATTTTGTACACAATGACTATCCAAGAGAAAAATCAGAGGAAGAACCAAACCTACCTTTGTTACAAGATTTGTGTCATCAACAACTGAAAATATGCAAACAAGCACCTGAAtgttcaatgaaagaaacattcATATTAAAATCTAAATGAAAGGACTACATATGATAAGCAACCACTCAGTCAATACATTTGCACATAACCTAGGTCCAAATTCTCCCAATagttatttctatatttattcaGTCCTCAAATCATTTTTCTTTGCAACTTCCTGTAGGATGGAGGGGTCAGCATGAATCAATCTGGAGCCCACCGACATGTCTAAAGCATAACAGAACTTTAAATAGGCTGGGCaacaaaaaaaatagtgaaaaaacaAGTTACTTACCAAACAACCATACTGATGATAAGCTGTTTTAGCTATGTGCCCTTTCAATCCTTTAATAATCTTCTTTCTTTCCTGAAAGAGGAACGTAAAGAAGAACGAACCATGTTAGACACAAACATAAGAATACTCTAGTCAAACTTCAATTGATAACAGAGATATTGCAAAAATAAACCTTGGCATTCCCATATTTTGCACAGAGAATTCCAATTTTAGCTCCATCCTTTGTACCAATCATTCTAACAAGGAGTGGACTGGATAACTGCTGTATTATATCTGTGACAGATGACTTTTGAAAAACTCAATTTAGATAACAATAAGATCTATTGCTGTAATTAAATTGTTGGCTGTAACATTATTGGGGGGAAAGGAGAGAAGTACCTGATCAGCAACGCTGAAATATTCCAATAAGACTCGATGTATGATAGAATGATCAACAATCCCTTTCTCTAGAATTGGCTGAATCACTGACGTCATATGTCGGATAACTGAACCCTTTTGTAGACCCAACTTGGAAATTACATCTAACAACCTgaaatacaattaaaaaaataagaaaacattacAGACACAGAAGTACATAGAGAGAGCAAGCGAACCATAGTGAACAAGATAAGTAATATCAGGAGGATTGCAAGTGGTTTTTGAATTGCAAGCTCCATAAAACATATGGATCAtattaaaatgagaaatattCACTAGCAAATATATAACCAAGTTGAGtttaaaaaattcaacaaactATGATTTCTgagttgttttagttttttttttattagcatTGTAAGTACTAATATATAATCAGTCAGGAAATAACTAATTAACTTAAAAGTTGCATAAGCTGCAAATGTTGCACCCCTTTTTCTAAACCCCCACCCAAATTTTTCAGACAGGAAGGATATAAATATAAGATCTcaaaaagaggaaggaaaaaagaaTGTGGAACTGAAGTTTCATCTTTCCTTTCTATCAACCACCATAGATCGGATTATGTCCTTTTGTGCTATTCATACCCTCAAAAAGAACAGCTGCAGTAATGGCCAATAGTTTTTCAAATGTTTCATCCAATTAGTATCAACATAAGATTTACCTGCTCTCCTTCAGTGAAACTAGATCCTTAAACAATTGAAGTTCCGTGGAGTACAATTCTGACAGCAGCTCTTGCTTTTGTGCAGCATTTGATAACTCATAAGCATGCTCAACAACTGCATAGCATGAAGTGGCACATAGATatataaggagaattaattttgGCTAAATGTCGAAACATTCATATGATCATATCATATCATTGCATTTGAATTGCACAGGGTACAAAATGTTAACAGGTGACAATCCTTatcatgctttaaaattaatacaaagccatgaaaataatattt
This window contains:
- the LOC112723119 gene encoding pumilio homolog 24, whose translation is MAPKKQDDGSTKKRKRIPASGSNAEASHESPSKAPKLSASKKPFKSLKTRKPDAVPKDKTKKAPLTGRERRLHAKELAEARKKKRKRHFTLEQELARLWEKMRRHEVAKEDRAKLVTEALQKMKGKIPEIAGSHISSRVLQTCVKHCSQAERDAVFEELRPHFLSLAYNAYSVHLVKKMLDNASKKQLAGFISTLRGHVAPLLRHMVGSVVVEHAYELSNAAQKQELLSELYSTELQLFKDLVSLKESRLLDVISKLGLQKGSVIRHMTSVIQPILEKGIVDHSIIHRVLLEYFSVADQSSVTDIIQQLSSPLLVRMIGTKDGAKIGILCAKYGNAKERKKIIKGLKGHIAKTAYHQYGCLVLVCIFSVVDDTNLVTKVIIRELQPTLRELILDKNGRRPILQLLHPNCSRYFSPDELASLSSSIPSLSQKDQSETSTQTEALKVSLNVEKSKEDTEMAVDESSKGDTPKDDSYVAESGKKDPFVRRQELLIKSGLAESLLDICIENVGELIRSNFGREVLYEVATGGSGGVLHPTLDDKITSLHEAVASLSAMPKSDDSEEDHVLENFHSSRTIRKLVLDCPKFASTLWEKAIKGKSELWAQGHSCKVISAFLESTDSKVQRLVKKELQPLIDSGVLKNQRPRKLSTK